acatcaatctggtgagagtcatatccagattaccaagtccgcgccccaaccatctcggctatctcgccgctgtgaattttgctggatcaacaccgatgtagctgtacgttccccatacatcgtatacagttaattcagtatacgacgtacgggaaacctactggTACATCGGCGTTGAACACAACATTTACAAgacggcgagatagccgagacggttggggcgcggactttgtaatctggatatgactctcaccagattgatgttatttttggggtgtgcaaaatttatttatttttcttttgtacatgctttttgtgtacacgttttctcatacaatattacatgcttttgctcacaaaggtgatgtacatgcttttgcatgcgattttaccatcggattttttgctgtgtaaccaAAACTAAAAGGAGGTGGTTTGCCAACATGTTCGCCGCAATTTTCAACACGCAAATACTCCAGCTGGCTTCGATACTGCTCGATCGCCGGAACGTCCGTCAGCGGACACCCGTCCAGAGTTAACCGTTTCAGCTTTCGCATCTTTTGACAAGCCAACTCGACGACCTCGTTGTCAACGTGCGCCATCTCCTGCAGGTCCAGCACCTCCAGCTGGGGACACAACCGGAACAATATTTTCAGCATCTCCTTGGGCATGGTAAGCCTGCACAGCTTCAAAGAGCGCAGTTCGTCAAAGTACTCCAACAAGGGCTCATGGCTCCCAAAGACTTGGAGTTCTTTAAGTTTTAAATGGCGCAATCTTTTGCAATGATTTATTGAATCGAAGACGGCCGTCCAGTCTCTAAAGTGACATTTCTTGATAAATAATGTGGAAATGTTTGGCGAATGTTTCAGGTAGTGACGTAGGCTTAATATCTTCTGGTTTCGCAACTATATTTCGAGCAGATTTGGACTAGAACAGCCCGAATAGTCCACTTTTGTTGAGGTATTCCAATCTAAAACCTTCAAACAAGGAAGGACTGTCAAGAATTTGGTGTTATATTTTTCTTGAACTGTGGCTGCTCGAAGAAATTTCAATCGAGGAAGATAACTACCAATTTGTTTTAGATGCTAAAAAGAGAAGAAAACAATATAACAGAATCTTGAGAAAATAAATGAGCCCAACTTACATCGCAAGTTATGCCATTTGCTTCTTTTGGTAGCAACAGCTCTTCTATAGTGGGTTGTACGCGACATAACTCTATTAGTTTGGTTATAACGCCACTTGTTGTGAATACTGGATATTTGTTGAACTCTAACCGTTTTAACTTGAGGTGTTCCAATTTTGTAAGAGATTGAATAACCTCACTTTCATAGTACACCTCGACATTCTGCAGCGTTCTCTGGTAAGAAGATATGAAAGCAGCCAACTTGTTCAACCAAATGGAGGTACATTTGACAACTTTCAGCCGAGGACAACTTAAAAAATTCACCAGTTCGATTTGATCTAGTACGAGACACTCCAATTCATTCAACTCTAACTTGGGTTTAGTTATAGTCTCATACCGATAAATGTGCGTTGCAATGTTCTCAAGTTCAAGAATCTTCAGCTTCGGTGTCTGTCGCAGCTTGTCCTCCAACGTTGAAAGCCCCACTCTACATTGACTCAAGCAGAGATGAACTAGCGTGTTGCCCAGCGAGGGCAACCATCCGCCCACCTCGATTATTCGAACCTTCCGCAAGGTCACTTTGGATGCCGGAGGTAGGTCGGCCGGAAGGTACTCTCGATCCATGATGCTGCCCTCGGGAAAGCTGATGGCGAAGCCTTCCCGCAAGCCAGAATTGCTATCGACTAGTTGTTTCCAGCTTCGGCAGGTCATCCGCACCTGAAGTAGCTCGTACCTTTCCAGTTGGAGGAATATCCGCGTCCAGAGCTTTGGCGGAAGAGTCGGACAATCGCCAGCAGATTTGCAACCGGAAGTATCCAGATCTTTCTTTTCGAAACTTGTAACAACCTTCAATATCGATGACAGCAGACTACTCATGTTATTCAATCTTTCATCGATGGCATCGATTTTCGCTCCCAGCTCATCGACCTTTTTCGACAACGCTTTGGAAAGTGGTTCACTGTTAAAGGCTATCGGCTTGCTCTTACTAGATTCGCCGAAATTGAAATTTGGTTCTTTCGGCGCCCTGTTTTTCAgttgaaaaatgcttttatcCTTCAAATGACCCCCGGATGTTTCGTCTGCCATAACTGTTTGATATGCgatttttcaagatttcttCACAACCGACCAACGATAACTGACGGACGTTGAGCTGCTTTGTAAGCATTTGTTTTCCTTATCAAACCTTTTGAAAGGTTCGAAGTTGATAACGTACACATTGGTACTGCACTTGAGATAACTTGTACACACTTGGATTATAGACTCAAGCTGCACGACGTTGGATTTATTTCGGTTCAGCATTCCATGTTAATTTTTGGCTCTTGAGATTTATTATTTTCCAATTTCATAATAAGATTCCAGTTTTCTCATCAAAATTGTGTATCAAAAGTTCGTACttaatttcgaaaaattgacaCAATCATTTTTTGAAGTCAACGCAATAAATTCACATCCACATGAAATGTaggatgtgcgacaaaaggtcgaaggacataaggtcgaatggacaaaaggtcgtaAAGGTGATATCTAACaatatttggatttattttccatTCTTTG
This is a stretch of genomic DNA from Culex pipiens pallens isolate TS chromosome 1, TS_CPP_V2, whole genome shotgun sequence. It encodes these proteins:
- the LOC120430830 gene encoding uncharacterized protein LOC120430830, with protein sequence MSSLLSSILKVVTSFEKKDLDTSGCKSAGDCPTLPPKLWTRIFLQLERYELLQVRMTCRSWKQLVDSNSGLREGFAISFPEGSIMDREYLPADLPPASKVTLRKVRIIEVGGWLPSLGNTLVHLCLSQCRVGLSTLEDKLRQTPKLKILELENIATHIYRYETITKPKLELNELECLVLDQIELVNFLSCPRLKVVKCTSIWLNKLAAFISSYQRTLQNVEVYYESEVIQSLTKLEHLKLKRLEFNKYPVFTTSGVITKLIELCRVQPTIEELLLPKEANGITCDHLKQIGSYLPRLKFLRAATVQEKYNTKFLTVLPCLKVLDWNTSTKVDYSGCSSPNLLEI